One window of Saccharomyces mikatae IFO 1815 strain IFO1815 genome assembly, chromosome: 8 genomic DNA carries:
- the LAM4 gene encoding Lam4p (similar to Saccharomyces cerevisiae YSP2 (YDR326C) and YHR080C; ancestral locus Anc_5.370) produces MSKDSKKKHHWGTTLLRTIGLKRKHDKGRTFSNNTKKGNFNTNNTARYKSIIRNPDDTSLLKRETYTDSVARGSQKATSSLAPSQGVFNIPIVIDPMETNKLEKTNTSLTLGSLKGHCRNGNSNSNSNSVPSLSLQSMEKKKLGNERRQEAMNQNAERTPDSPHPHTAFETFLTFAHNAVGHIPKINIQEADGSATSKHELKDRKESSSNTSGAPSDKSTNDKNTTSIKGSDGPFLKNLDDILAASASSTPVNQQLNATETESKNKLSSLSKSPYGDLKSYVHADSHSNSNLNSRDDISSENSRKQANATARKVVFEPIRNSHAKPTPGVGNLRLEHFNDSQVTLEELEAVSTGSLAGEEHFNNNELSLNDNSHNAIKINVEKKPIPRKYSSKFSIVAPSTTEGIKPRRRAKSMVNTMNDKRNSSSDLLQDSKKRFSFNCSNGTTNNGLDDEEREPRELSKKSLNKRSFSPGSISMGMKVLPSTALKYSLNKVKNSTDIASTILPRSSISNGRPSLGLRRSSSKSFSSTPVNVVESSDENDREGNIKIEGVEYASEKKNSDFHALFKDSGVSPNERLILDHSCALSRDILLQGRMYISDQHIGFYSNILGWVSTVFIPIKTIVQIEKKATAGIFPNGIVIDTLHTKYTFASFTSRDATYDLITEVWNQIILGKRLRNNANNINSSSNSISDSEDDDYDDYEYDDNDDDLYDNSNNITDSTDMTSNVSIGKPEDLPTPLQQSDSAANICLGSEIPVLGPIKHSPTEAAYKPVSNDKLVNESTISAPLGKVVSVLFGKDVNYISSILKAQNNYDISPIPVLVDSSTVPENKKREYSYMKPTPGAIGPGKTKCIITEIIKHYNLEEYVQVLQTTKTPDVPSGNSFFVRTVYLLSWANNNETNLKVYVSVEWTGKSLIKIPIEKGTFDGVGESVKILVEELNNLLARSAIKKKKPSKDNSISLSPLPNMKPDSHAPTEPNIKKDKDDSIIRENENISAPLGTVVQLLFGSNTEYMQKIITRDKNNVNLETIPNFTPSLVEGASRSYEYTKKLNNSIGPKQTKCLLTETIEHIDISSYVLVIQTTRTPDVPSGNNFAVESKIFLCWGQHDTTNLTVITKINWTSKSFLKGAIEKGSVEGQKVSVDCMVAELRDVISAVKTKKPVRKRTKGRDKHKPSPSKIEQKSFESDKNDKSKNTLGCVLDFVQNTLNLENIMNTSMNPQKLLLILSLIVILLWSTKLHIFRANQNLQVVKPGRLLIDGQEYNYVPSFGTLYNSYETAMSSGKKKNTYLAKGRNSITGGESDIWDWINNRGSVISPQAHVTRENVEGHKLQQLAESVKVTELQLNHMKTLLDKIEEDTSNLSS; encoded by the coding sequence ATGTCCAAGGactcaaagaagaagcatcATTGGGGCACCACCCTATTAAGAACGATTGGACTTAAACGCAAGCACGATAAGGGTCgcactttttcaaataatactaaaaaaggaaattttaaCACTAACAATACTGCACGATACAAAAGCATAATAAGGAATCCAGATGACACATCGCTACTAAAGCGGGAAACTTATACAGATTCTGTTGCGAGAGGGTCTCAAAAGGCGACCTCTTCCTTAGCACCTAGTCAAGGCGTATTCAATATCCCCATCGTTATAGATCCTATGGAGACAAATAAGCTCGAAAAGACAAATACGAGCTTGACATTAGGGTCATTAAAGGGACATTGCCGTAATGGCAATTCGAACTCAAATTCGAATTCTGTGCCAAGCTTGTCTCTTCAGTctatggaaaagaaaaagctgGGGAATGAGAGACGACAAGAGGCTATGAATCAAAATGCGGAAAGAACTCCCGATAGTCCCCACCCACATACCGCGTTCGAAACATTTCTTACATTTGCCCATAATGCTGTAGGCCACATACCcaaaataaatatacaaGAAGCTGATGGTAGTGCAACTTCGAAGCATGAACTGAAGGACAGGAAGGaaagttcatcaaataCGTCAGGAGCCCCTTCAGACAAGAGCacaaatgataaaaatactACATCGATTAAGGGAAGCGATGGgccttttttgaaaaatttggatgATATTCTTGCAGCATCTGCGTCATCGACTCCAGTTAATCAACAACTCAATGCCACAGAAACTGAGTCTAAAAAcaaattatcatcattgtcTAAATCTCCTTATGGTGATTTAAAGAGCTACGTTCATGCAGATTCCCACTCGAATTCCAATTTAAACTCAAGAGATGATATATCTTCGGAAAACTCTAGAAAACAGGCGAATGCTACGGCCAGGAAAGTGGTTTTCGAGCCCATTCGAAATTCTCATGCTAAACCTACTCCTGGAGTTGGAAACCTGAGATTAGAACACTTCAATGACTCTCAGGTCACTCTTGAAGAGCTAGAAGCTGTATCAACGGGCTCGCTCGCGGGAGAAGAGCATTTTAACAACAACGAGCTGTCACTGAACGATAATTCGCACAATGCCATTAAAATCAATGTAGAGAAGAAGCCTATCCCTAGGAAATACTCTTCTAAATTCTCAATAGTTGCCCCTTCTACAACAGAGGGTATCAAGCCTAGAAGAAGAGCCAAATCGATGGTTAACACAATGAATGATAAGCGAAATTCCAGCAGTGATCTTTTGCAAGATAGTAAAAAGAGGTTTTCTTTCAACTGTTCTAATGGGACAACGAATAATGGTCtggatgatgaagaacGCGAGCCTAGGGAGTTGTCTAAAAAGTCTCTTAACAAGAGATCATTCTCTCCAGGGAGCATTAGTATGGGAATGAAAGTACTACCATCTACGGCATTGAAGTACTCATTGAACAAAGTAAAGAACAGCACTGATATCGCATCGACAATATTACCTCGAAGTAGTATTTCGAACGGTCGCCCCTCTTTAGGATTACGGAGGAGCTCTAGTAAAAGCTTTTCATCTACTCCTGTGAATGTTGTTGAATCATCTGACGAAAATGACAGAGAAGGCAACATCAAAATAGAGGGGGTTGAATATGCGagtgaaaagaagaattcgGATTTCCATGCATTATTCAAGGACTCAGGTGTGAGTCCCAATGAAAGGTTAATTTTGGATCATAGTTGTGCTTTGTCCAGAGATATTCTTTTGCAAGGCAGAATGTATATATCTGACCAACATATTGGATTCTATTCTAATATTCTAGGTTGGGTAAGTACCGTTTTTATACCAATCAAAACAATTGTccaaatagaaaaaaaagccacAGCAGGGATTTTCCCCAACGGAATAGTTATTGACACTTTGCACACAAAATATACGTTTGCATCCTTCACTTCCAGAGATGCTACATATGATTTAATTACTGAAGTATGGAATCAAATAATTTTAGGAAAAAGGCTTCGCAATAACGCCAATAATATAAACAGCAGTTCTAACTCTATCAGTGATAGTGAAGACGACGATTATGATGATTATGAGTACGATGATAATGACGATGACCTTTACGAtaacagtaataatattaccGATTCTACCGACATGACGTCGAACGTCAGCATAGGAAAGCCGGAAGATTTACCCACACCCCTTCAACAATCGGATAGCGCTGCAAACATATGTCTAGGTTCAGAGATCCCGGTACTGGGTCCAATAAAGCACTCACCTACGGAAGCGGCGTACAAACCAGTATCCAACGACAAACTAGTCAACGAATCAACCATATCGGCTCCGCTAGGGAAGGTAGTAAGTGTCTTGTTTGGGAAAGATGTcaattatatttcttcaattttaaaGGCACAAAATAACTACGATATTTCACCAATTCCTGTTCTTGTTGATTCATCCACAGTTCcggaaaataaaaagagagaatACTCTTATATGAAACCAACGCCAGGTGCTATTGGTCCCGGTAAGACTAAATGTATAATAACTGAAATAATCAAACATTATAATTTAGAAGAGTACGTTCAAGTCCTGCAAACGACAAAAACTCCGGATGTTCCCTCAGGAAACTCATTTTTTGTGAGAACAGTTTACCTTTTATCTTGGGCAAACAACAATGaaacaaatttgaaagtgtATGTCTCTGTTGAATGGACAGGTAAGAGTTTAATCAAGATTCCCATTGAAAAAGGCACATTTGACGGGGTAGGGGAATCAGTGAAGATATTGGTGGAGGAGCTTAATAATCTATTAGCACGGTCTGctatcaaaaagaaaaaacccTCAAAGGATAATTCAATATCTCTATCACCTCTCCCGAATATGAAGCCTGATTCACACGCACCTACTGAACCTAATATTAAAAAGGATAAGGATGACTCTATTATAAgggaaaatgaaaatatatcCGCTCCATTAGGAACCGTAGTCcaattattatttggtTCGAATACGGAATATATGCAAAAAATTATTACTagagataaaaataatgttaACTTGGAAACGATACCAAACTTTACACCCTCTTTGGTTGAGGGCGCTTCAAGAAGTTATGAATACAcgaagaaattaaacaacTCTATTGGGCCTAAACAGACAAAATGTTTATTAACTGAGACTATTGAGCACATCGATATTAGTAGCTATGTTTTGGTGATTCAAACGACAAGAACACCCGACGTTCCATCCGGTAATAATTTTGCAGTAGAAAGTAAGATCTTTTTGTGTTGGGGCCAACATGACACTACGAATTTAACCGTTATAACAAAAATTAACTGGACAAGTaaatcatttttgaaaggtgctattgaaaaaggtTCCGTTGAAGGTCAGAAAGTTTCTGTCGATTGTATGGTTGCTGAGCTGCGAGATGTAATCAGTGCAgtgaaaaccaaaaaacCAGTgagaaagagaacaaaGGGACGTGACAAACATAAGCCTTCTCCTAGTAAGATCGAACAGAAAAGCTTCGAAAGCGATAAGAACGATAAGAGTAAAAATACCCTGGGTTGTGTTTTAGATTTTGTTCAGAATACTTTGAATTTGGAGAATATTATGAACACTTCTATGAATCCTCAAAAACtacttttgattttgagtTTGATAGTTATATTACTTTGGTCTACCAAGCTTCATATTTTCCGAGCCAATCAGAATCTTCAAGTTGTGAAGCCAGGAAGGTTGCTCATTGATGGCCAAGAGTATAATTATGTGCCGAGCTTCGGAACACTATACAATTCGTATGAGACTGCCATGTCAtctggaaaaaaaaaaaatacatatcTCGCAAAGGGTAGAAACTCTATTACTGGAGGGGAGAGTGATATTTGGGACTGGATCAACAACAGAGGGAGTGTTATATCACCTCAAGCGCATGTTACACGAGAAAATGTTGAGGGACACAAACTGCAACAGCTGGCAGAAAGCGTCAAGGTAACAGAACTGCAACTAAACCATATGAAGACTTTGCTTGACAAGATTGAGGAAGACACGAGCAATTTGTCATCATAg
- the LRP1 gene encoding Lrp1p (similar to Saccharomyces cerevisiae LRP1 (YHR081W); ancestral locus Anc_5.373) yields MEDIKKIKPYVKSFSNALDELKPEIEKLTSKSLDEQLLLLSDERAKLELINRYAYVLSSLIFANMKVLGVRDMSPILNELKRVKSYMDKAKQYDNKISKFNEKSQAKQENARSIIFNVLDGNRNRFEPSISKSNFQGKHTKFENDEPAGSTTTRIISNIEEARKPSSKKSKKSAKVGKNEKGKIGRG; encoded by the coding sequence ATGGAGGATATTAAGAAGATTAAACCATACGttaaaagtttttcaaatgcaTTGGATGAGCTGAAGccagaaattgaaaaactaaCATCGAAATCGCTGGACGAACAGCTTCTGTTACTGTCTGATGAGAGAGCTAAGCTAGAGCTGATCAACCGTTATGCGTATGTCTTGagttctttaatttttgcTAACATGAAGGTCTTGGGCGTCAGAGATATGTCTCCCATACTCAACGAGCTCAAAAGAGTAAAATCATACATGGATAAAGCTAAACAATACGATAATAAGATATCCAAATTTAACGAAAAATCGCAGGCAAAGCAAGAGAATGCTAGGAGTATCATTTTTAATGTCTTGGATGGTAACAGAAACAGGTTCGAACCTTCCATCAGCAAGAGTAATTTCCAAGGGAAGCATACCAAATTCGAAAATGATGAGCCGGCAGGAAGTACAACGACTAGAATCATTAGCAATATTGAAGAGGCAAGGAAGCCCAGTAGtaagaaaagtaaaaaatcaGCCAAAGTAggcaaaaatgaaaagggGAAAATAGGTAGAGGTTGA
- the KSP1 gene encoding putative serine/threonine protein kinase KSP1 (similar to Saccharomyces cerevisiae KSP1 (YHR082C); ancestral locus Anc_5.376), whose product MTLDYEIYKEGGILNNRYQKIDDISEGSYGYVSLAKDVREKRLVAVKYIFKLEDDGQYEGPEDDDDDCNDGNCDDCDDDEDTKVDTDCHENEDSNVANNNGSSREKKHNLYKHKKSLISSKVKSRLSNNICLEAMYEVDIQTKIGRHHNIAGLLDFFDSYIIMEYCSGGDLYEAIKADAVPKKTKSITHIITQIMDAIEYVHNKGIYHRDIKPENILISGIDWEIKLTDWGLATTDKTSMDRNVGSERYMSPELFDSNLDINERKEPYDCAKVDLWAMGIVFLNIVFHKNPFSIANQSDKSFCYFAANREALFDVFSTMAYDFFQVLRYSLTIDPANRDLNMMRSELQNLSEYTLDDEYYNNLDEGYEETMLDGLPPQPVPPSSAPVSLPTPISSSNKQHMPEFKKDFNFNNVNEKKRSDISQYQNTANNFFKKPSTQQQKFFSQGYNGTTLSPHERAKSAPKFKFKKRNKYGKTDSQFTKPVSIEDRKKSKILKKSRKPLGIPTPNTHMNSFFHDYKAKDEFNTRDFFTPPSVQHRYMEGFSNNNNKQYRQNRNYNNNNSSNHANNYNNFNNGNSYIKGWNKNFNRNRRPSSSSYSGKSPLSRYSMSYNHTNNSSINGYARRGSTTTVQHSPGAYIPPNARNHHVSPTNQFLRVPQSTAPDISTVLGGRAPYHDHYNQDNMDSEGDHDSDDVLFTLEESDHDFVNGMDNLSINDHLSHTTTGAPNEVFAHANNSRSHNSSSSHNDSHNISPNNNSNHYQRQYIPPPLSSSLHINNNNNNNNESNELPDLLKSPTSSEAHLNLSSGPIDPILTGNIQKRYSHSSDSKEQEQERRLSMEQKFKSGVYVPPHHRKSFNLGTQTPSLNMKTSNEATLSVSHNSVNFGGSYNSRRSSINESNPLHMNKALEKLPASPGTKNSFVGFPKPLLPRNHSSTTIALQNEDVFADSNNDAIIFEDEEYDEESDKMTHGKMEDSGNESSSTSPDERQIFGPYEIYAQTFTGPTHDKKLGAGRKSSIQDEMVGSLEQYKNNWLILQQQD is encoded by the coding sequence ATGACTTTAGACTACGAAATTTACAAGGAAGGCGgtattttgaataatcGATACCAAAAAATAGACGATATCAGTGAAGGTTCATATGGTTATGTGTCACTAGCTAAAGACGTTCGGGAAAAAAGATTGGTTGCAGTCAAGTACATTTTTAAATTGGAAGATGATGGCCAATATGAAGGACCTGAAGATGACGACGATGATTGCAATGATGGCAATTGTGACGAttgtgatgatgatgaagacaCCAAAGTTGATACTGACTGtcatgaaaatgaagatagTAATGTCGCCAATAATAACGGGTCAAGtagagagaaaaaacatAATCTGTACAAGCATAAAAAGTCTTTGATCTCTTCAAAAGTCAAATCAAGACTTTCCAACAATATTTGCCTTGAAGCTATGTATGAAGTTGACATTCAAACGAAAATCGGCAGACACCATAATATTGCGGGATTGCTGGATTTCTTTGACTCCTACATCATCATGGAATACTGTTCTGGTGGTGATTTATATGAGGCAATCAAAGCCGATGCTGTTCCCAAGAAAACCAAATCAATCACCCATATTATTACGCAGATCATGGATGCCATCGAATACGTTCATAATAAGGGTATTTACCATCGTGATATAAAGCCTGAGAATATTTTAATTTCTGGAATTGATTGGGAAATCAAACTTACAGATTGGGGATTGGCTACTACAGATAAAACTTCCATGGATAGAAATGTTGGCAGTGAAAGATACATGTCTCCTGAATTATTTGATAGTAACTTGGATATTAATGAAAGAAAGGAACCTTACGATTGTGCCAAGGTGGATTTATGGGCTATGGGCATTGTTTTCCTTaatattgtttttcatAAGAATCCTTTTAGTATTGCTAATCAATCTGACAAATCATTTTGTTACTTTGCTGCTAATAGAGAAGCGTTGTTTGATGTGTTTTCCACTATGGCTTACGATTTCTTTCAAGTGTTAAGATATAGTTTAACCATTGACCCTGCTAATAGGGATTTGAATATGATGAGAAGCGAACTGCAAAACCTATCCGAATACACTTTAGACGATGAATACTATAATAACCTGGATGAAGGTTATGAAGAAACTATGCTTGATGGGTTGCCTCCTCAACCTGTTCCTCCATCTTCTGCGCCCGTATCGCTACCCACCCCTATTTCATCTAGCAACAAACAACACATGccagaattcaaaaaagatttcaatttcaataatgtgaatgaaaaaaaacgtTCAGACATCTCTCAATATCAAAATACTGCTAAcaacttcttcaagaaaCCGTCTacacaacaacaaaaatttttcagccAGGGTTATAATGGTACGACACTATCTCCTCACGAAAGGGCGAAATCAGCTCCTAAGTTCAAATTTAAAAAGCGCAATAAGTACGGGAAAACTGATAGTCAATTTACTAAGCCAGTCAGTATTGAagatagaaagaaaagtaaaattctgaaaaaatcaaggaAACCTCTTGGCATTCCAACACCTAATACACATATGAATAGTTTTTTCCATGATTATAAGGCAAAGGATGAGTTCAACACTAGAGATTTTTTCACTCCTCCAAGCGTCCAGCATAGGTATATGGAAGGATTctccaacaacaataataaacagTATAGACAAAACCGcaattataataataataacagcaGCAACCACGCAAATAACTATAATAATTTCAACAATGGCAATAGCTATATAAAGGGCTGGAACAAAAACTTCAACAGAAACAGAAGACCTAGCTCCTCCAGTTATAGCGGCAAATCACCGCTTTCAAGGTATAGCATGAGTTATAACCATACCAATAATAGCTCTATTAATGGATACGCAAGGCGTGGTTCCACCACCACAGTTCAACATTCCCCAGGCGCTTATATTCCACCAAATGCTAGAAATCATCACGTAAGTCCTACGAATCAATTCTTAAGGGTTCCACAATCGACCGCACCCGATATTTCCACTGTTTTAGGAGGGAGAGCACCATATCATGATCACTACAATCAGGATAATATGGATTCGGAGGGCGATCATGATTCAGATGACGTTTTATTCACTCTCGAAGAAAGTGATCATGATTTTGTCAATGGCATGGATAACTTATCTATAAACGATCACTTATCACATACAACAACAGGTGCTCCTAATGAAGTTTTTGCTCATGCCAACAACAGTCGCAGTCacaacagcagcagtaGCCACAACGACAGCCATAATATTAGCCCTAATAATAATTCTAATCATTATCAAAGACAATATATTCCACCTcctttatcatcatcattgcatatcaacaacaacaacaacaacaacaatgaatCTAACGAACTACCAGATTTACTAAAATCACCAACATCATCTGAAGCACATTTAAACTTATCTTCCGGACCAATTGATCCAATTTTAACGGGTAATATTCAAAAGCGATATTCACACTCGTCTGATTctaaagaacaagaacagGAGCGTAGACTCAGTATGGaacaaaaattcaaaagtgGTGTTTATGTTCCGCCTCATCATAGAAAGAGTTTCAACTTGGGAACACAGACACCTTCTCTAAATATGAAAACAAGTAACGAGGCTACGTTGTCAGTTTCGCATAATTCCGTTAACTTTGGTGGATCTTACAACTCAAGGCGTTCTAGTATCAATGAATCGAATCCACTGCATATGAATAAGGCACTTGAGAAGTTGCCCGCTTCGCCAGGAACTAAGAACTCCTTTGTTGGGTTTCCTAAACCTCTCTTACCACGTAATCATTCAAGCACTACGATTGCGTTACAAAATGAAGACGTATTTGCGGATTCCAACAATGATGCAATAATTTTCGAAGACGAAGAATacgatgaagaaagtgaCAAAATGACGCATGGAAAGATGGAAGATAGTGGCAACGAATCATCGTCAACTTCTCCGGATGAAAGGCAAATCTTTGGTCCATACGAAATTTATGCACAAACTTTCACAGGCCCAACACACGACAAAAAATTAGGAGCTGGTAGAAAGTCTAGCATTCAAGATGAAATGGTCGGATCATTAgaacaatataaaaataactgGTTAATTTTACAACAACAAGATTAG
- the SAM35 gene encoding SAM complex subunit SAM35 (similar to Saccharomyces cerevisiae SAM35 (YHR083W); ancestral locus Anc_5.378): MVGAFSVPMPIKRMFDTFPLKVYAAQADIDEAVTLEVQRRSYAFVERRNGSSELTVEGTYKLGVYNVFFEEATGAVLATDPWCLFVQLALCQKNGLYLPTQLREQNLPHSCKHELVVLSRLSNPDETLPILVEGYKKRIVRSTEAISETMRTRILDDAEQLMYHTLLDTVVYDCWISQILFCASDEQFMELYSSQRLNSSSSTPLDVENSLLRKLSAKSLKMSLSERNKFQLRHREIVKGLRGVYHHHCNNIDQEQALNVLFENSKQILLDFQGTLKSGEQPTSLHLKIASYILCIINVKEPIKIKMFVENECKELVSFAQEILKTFVQ; this comes from the coding sequence ATGGTAGGTGCTTTTAGTGTTCCCATGCCGATAAAACGGATGTTTGATACGTTCCCGTTGAAGGTGTATGCTGCGCAAGCTGATATTGACGAGGCCGTTACATTGGAAGTACAGCGCAGGTCGTATGCATTCGTAGAACGCCGCAATGGGAGTTCTGAGCTAACTGTAGAGGGGACGTACAAGTTAGGTGTCTATAATGTCTTTTTTGAGGAGGCTACAGGCGCGGTGTTGGCCACAGATCCATGGTGTCTATTTGTTCAGCTTGCGTTGTGCCAAAAGAATGGTCTATATTTGCCCACGCAATTACGGGAGCAAAACTTACCACATTCCTGTAAGCATGAATTGGTAGTTCTGTCCCGCCTGTCTAATCCTGATGAGACATTGCCCATCCTAGTTGAAGGctacaagaaaagaatcgTGAGGTCTACGGAAGCCATCAGCGAAACTATGAGGACGCGTATACTTGATGACGCCGAGCAATTGATGTACCATACACTGTTAGATACAGTAGTGTATGACTGTTGGATTTCGCAGATCCTTTTCTGTGCGTCTGATGAACAATTTATGGAATTGTACTCTTCCCAGAGGTTAAATAGTTCGAGTTCCACTCCATTGGACGTGGAGAACTCTCTATTAAGGAAACTATCTGCtaaaagtttgaaaatgtcTCTGTCGGAGAGGAACAAGTTCCAGTTGCGCCATCGAGAAATTGTAAAGGGTCTGCGTGGAGTTTATCACCATCATTGTAACAATATTGATCAAGAGCAGGCTTTGAACGTTTTGTTCGAGAATAGCAAGCAGATTCTTTTAGATTTCCAAGGTACTTTGAAAAGCGGTGAGCAACCGACTTCCTTACACCTAAAAATCGCAAGTTACATTCTTTGTATAATAAATGTTAAAGAACCgataaagataaagatgTTTGTCGAAAACGAGTGTAAAGAACTGGTGTCCTTTGCCCAGGAAATCTTAAAGACCTTCGTTCAGTAA